A genome region from Flavobacterium sp. includes the following:
- a CDS encoding GxxExxY protein — protein MQHYREKDTYKIIGICMEVHRNLGPGLLEVVYKDALELEFKENNIPFEREKEYSIEYKGTILPHKFYADFIINEDIVLEVKAIKEFSNEHIAQILNYIKLSDSEIGLLVNFQTKSLQYKRYIL, from the coding sequence ATGCAACATTATAGAGAAAAAGATACTTACAAGATTATTGGAATCTGTATGGAAGTACACCGAAATCTTGGACCAGGTCTATTAGAAGTCGTTTACAAAGACGCTTTAGAATTAGAATTTAAAGAAAATAATATTCCTTTTGAAAGAGAAAAAGAATATTCAATTGAGTATAAGGGAACTATTTTACCTCATAAGTTTTATGCAGATTTTATTATTAATGAGGACATCGTTTTAGAAGTAAAAGCAATAAAAGAATTTTCAAATGAACATATTGCTCAGATTTTAAATTACATTAAACTATCAGATTCTGAAATAGGATTACTTGTAAATTTTCAAACAAAATCCCTTCAATATAAAAGATATATTTTATAA